From one Poseidonibacter antarcticus genomic stretch:
- the purL gene encoding phosphoribosylformylglycinamidine synthase subunit PurL, producing MQKKDMNLEELALAHSLTLEELDNIKEILGREPNYVEIGIFSAMWSEHCSYKSSKKYLNGFPTKAPWVIQGPGENAGVIDIGDGYAAVFKMESHNHPSFIEPYQGAATGVGGILRDVFTMGARPIANMNSIRFAGIEGDSEIAQKHRFLLRGVVAGIGGYGNCMGVPTIGGETTFEECYAGNNLVNAFTIGLAKADEIFLGLAEGLGNPVMYVGSKTGRDGLGGAVMSSAAFTEDNEAKRPTVQVGDPFTEKLLLEACLELFKADLIIGIQDMGAAGLTSSAFEMAGRSDSGMIMHLDKVPAREEGMTPYDFMLSESQERMLICAKKGSEQAIIDIFEKWELDVAVIGEVTATGNMELFWHGEKCAEVPVQPVSEQAPILDRPISKPAYLDGLDQIKLDREISNQVAFDDLFSDMEVVDKSWVYSQYDSMVQTNTIKGPGSLDGSSIRIKETGKALAMSADCNTRLCYIDPELGAAAAVMESGRNVAMSGAVPKAITDCLNFGNPENPEVMWQFANSCEGIKTACKELNTPVIGGNVSLYNETNGVGVFPTPSIAMVGVNEDANKVLPSCIQEEGNILYILGDTKSEFGGSLYMKKMYSVVAGSHPEVNYENELKLWDTVIEANKASLLESAKDVNVGGIAIALAKMAVVGKHGVEASISLNDSKDIFSETLSRAIVEVKPENCEAFEKLANSKNISCSKLGLVQGDKISINDVYKELDVASDIYFNKFQRVIEQDL from the coding sequence ATGCAAAAAAAAGACATGAACCTAGAAGAGTTAGCACTTGCTCACTCTTTAACACTTGAAGAATTAGATAATATTAAAGAAATTTTAGGAAGAGAACCAAACTATGTAGAAATTGGTATCTTCTCTGCTATGTGGTCTGAACATTGTTCATACAAATCAAGTAAAAAATACTTAAATGGTTTTCCTACAAAAGCTCCATGGGTAATCCAAGGTCCAGGTGAAAACGCTGGTGTTATTGACATTGGTGATGGATATGCTGCTGTATTTAAAATGGAATCTCATAATCACCCTTCATTTATTGAACCTTATCAAGGTGCAGCAACTGGTGTTGGTGGAATTTTAAGAGATGTATTTACAATGGGTGCAAGACCAATTGCAAATATGAATTCAATTAGATTTGCAGGTATTGAAGGCGATAGCGAAATTGCACAAAAACATAGATTCCTTTTACGTGGTGTAGTAGCTGGTATTGGTGGATATGGTAACTGTATGGGAGTTCCTACTATTGGTGGAGAAACTACATTTGAAGAATGTTATGCTGGTAATAACCTTGTAAATGCATTTACTATTGGTTTAGCAAAAGCTGATGAAATTTTCTTAGGACTTGCAGAAGGTCTTGGAAATCCTGTAATGTATGTTGGTTCTAAAACAGGTAGAGATGGTTTAGGTGGTGCAGTAATGTCATCAGCTGCATTTACAGAAGATAATGAAGCAAAAAGACCAACTGTTCAAGTTGGAGATCCTTTCACTGAAAAATTACTTTTAGAAGCTTGTTTAGAATTATTTAAAGCTGATTTAATTATTGGTATTCAGGATATGGGTGCTGCGGGACTTACATCTTCTGCATTTGAAATGGCAGGACGAAGTGATTCTGGAATGATTATGCATTTAGATAAAGTTCCAGCACGTGAAGAAGGAATGACTCCTTATGATTTCATGCTTTCAGAATCTCAAGAAAGAATGCTTATTTGTGCAAAAAAAGGTAGTGAACAAGCTATTATTGATATTTTTGAAAAATGGGAATTAGATGTTGCAGTAATTGGTGAAGTTACAGCTACTGGAAATATGGAATTATTCTGGCATGGTGAAAAATGTGCGGAAGTTCCTGTTCAACCAGTATCAGAACAAGCTCCTATTTTAGATAGACCAATTAGTAAACCAGCTTATTTAGATGGTTTAGATCAAATTAAACTTGATAGAGAAATTTCAAATCAAGTTGCATTTGATGATTTATTTTCTGATATGGAAGTAGTTGATAAATCTTGGGTTTATTCTCAATATGATTCAATGGTACAAACAAATACTATTAAAGGACCTGGTTCGCTAGATGGTTCATCTATTAGAATTAAAGAAACAGGAAAAGCATTAGCAATGAGTGCTGATTGTAATACAAGACTTTGTTATATCGATCCAGAATTAGGAGCAGCAGCTGCTGTTATGGAATCAGGAAGAAATGTAGCAATGAGTGGTGCTGTTCCAAAAGCAATCACTGATTGTCTTAACTTTGGTAATCCAGAAAATCCAGAAGTAATGTGGCAATTTGCAAACTCTTGTGAGGGTATTAAAACTGCTTGTAAAGAATTAAATACTCCTGTAATTGGTGGAAATGTTTCACTTTATAATGAAACAAATGGTGTGGGTGTTTTCCCAACTCCTTCAATTGCAATGGTTGGTGTTAATGAAGATGCAAATAAAGTTTTACCTTCTTGTATTCAAGAAGAAGGAAATATTTTATATATTTTAGGAGATACTAAAAGTGAATTTGGTGGATCTTTATATATGAAAAAAATGTATTCAGTAGTAGCTGGTTCTCATCCTGAGGTTAACTATGAGAATGAGTTAAAATTATGGGATACAGTAATTGAAGCAAATAAAGCTTCATTATTAGAATCTGCAAAAGATGTTAATGTTGGTGGAATTGCAATTGCATTAGCAAAAATGGCAGTTGTTGGTAAACATGGAGTTGAAGCTAGTATTTCATTAAATGATTCAAAAGATATTTTCTCTGAAACATTAAGTAGAGCAATTGTTGAAGTTAAACCAGAAAATTGTGAAGCATTTGAAAAACTTGCTAATAGTAAAAATATTTCTTGTTCTAAATTAGGTTTAGTTCAAGGTGATAAAATTTCTATTAATGATGTATATAAAGAATTAGATGTTGCATCTGATATTTATTTTAATAAATTCCAAAGAGTTATTGAACAAGATTTATAA
- a CDS encoding RrF2 family transcriptional regulator, translating into MQLQNTTQYAIRILSYIAKYGNSRLYSAKELSEILNISYKFLTKIMAKLVKSGFVYSIKGREGGYKLSKPSKEINVYDILAAFRELEDDTKCVLGIGECDSNDKCALHDQWIKPRDLIRKMYKDTSLDKLDGQEFKM; encoded by the coding sequence ATGCAATTACAAAACACAACTCAATATGCAATTAGAATATTAAGTTATATAGCAAAATATGGGAATTCTAGATTGTATTCTGCAAAAGAGTTATCAGAAATATTAAATATTTCGTATAAATTTTTGACAAAAATTATGGCTAAATTAGTTAAATCGGGTTTTGTATATTCAATAAAAGGAAGAGAAGGTGGATATAAATTATCAAAACCTTCCAAAGAAATTAATGTTTATGATATCTTAGCAGCTTTTAGAGAACTTGAAGATGATACAAAATGTGTTTTGGGTATAGGTGAGTGTGATAGTAATGATAAATGTGCTTTACATGACCAATGGATTAAACCAAGAGATCTAATTCGTAAAATGTACAAAGATACTAGCTTAGATAAATTAGATGGACAGGAGTTTAAAATGTAA
- a CDS encoding ABC transporter substrate-binding protein — protein MFLKSSFLILLLTCSSLFSKELKSVTIQLSWFNQFQFAGYYMAKEKGFYKDAGLDVTIKPFVFGINIPKEVSLGNIDFAVGRETLLLESKQEQKIVALYALFQATPLILLSTKESNINKIEDFVGKRIMTTIDDGSEVSLKSMISSHNIKIDDLNFIKHTHNIEDLINKHTDVISGYLSKSPFELEKRGIKYNIFDPKKYGFDMYSDFLYTSEKLINEDISTVDAFKEASLKGWEYAYSNISQSADVIIDKYNTLKLSKEALIFEANELKKLSYFKTSKLGDIKKEKIQRIYDLYNVLGLTTDDISIDDFVYYDKKIENLKFTESEKEYLSNKKQIKICTVTNMMPYTDFKNGKLIGITSDYINLIEDKLGIPIFPVKTESFSQSLEYIKTKKCDFIPGIAKSEEREKVLDFTQGYTDIPYVLITKKSIPFISDVKNIHNKKIAVIKDFSIFDIVKNKYKNINLIGVSNLQEGLQKVQNKEVFAYIGTNATIWYKLQTELIDGLKISGKLDERSVLRIGVSKDEKTLSKILNKLVMYIDKDTKEAILNKWLSLQYEKEFNFMIIWEIVAVISLILLAILYRQRLLSKMNKSLSIKVDKKTKELISINNELELRIKKAVDENIKKDRILSQQSKMAAIGEMMENIAHQWRQPLSLITTASSGLKIKKELAILEDKFLLETLDTIISSATDLSTTIDDFRDFFKPTRDKEEFSIFECCNKTLDLLDSKLKYKNIKIIKNIENINIVAFENELIQVIMSILNNSKDAFGNKENYLRIIFLDISKDKDKVLIKIKDNAGGIKEELLQKVYEPYFTTKHRSQGIGIALYMCEEIITKHMNGKIESLNRKYIYEDIEYKGLETIITLPR, from the coding sequence TTGTTTTTAAAGTCTTCATTTTTAATTTTACTCCTTACATGTTCTTCGTTATTTTCTAAAGAATTAAAATCTGTAACTATACAATTATCCTGGTTTAATCAATTTCAATTTGCAGGTTATTATATGGCAAAAGAAAAAGGATTTTATAAAGACGCAGGACTTGATGTAACAATTAAACCTTTTGTATTTGGTATTAATATTCCAAAAGAAGTAAGTCTAGGTAATATAGATTTTGCTGTAGGACGAGAAACATTACTTCTAGAAAGTAAACAAGAACAAAAAATTGTTGCTCTTTATGCTCTCTTTCAAGCGACACCACTAATATTATTAAGTACAAAAGAATCTAATATTAATAAAATAGAAGATTTTGTTGGTAAAAGAATAATGACAACAATTGATGATGGAAGTGAAGTCTCTTTAAAATCGATGATAAGTTCTCATAATATAAAAATTGATGATTTAAATTTTATAAAACATACTCATAATATAGAAGATTTAATTAATAAACATACTGATGTTATATCAGGCTATTTATCCAAATCACCATTTGAATTAGAAAAAAGAGGTATTAAATATAATATATTTGATCCTAAAAAATATGGTTTTGATATGTATAGTGATTTTTTATATACAAGTGAAAAATTAATTAATGAAGATATTTCAACTGTTGATGCATTTAAAGAAGCGTCATTAAAAGGTTGGGAGTATGCTTATTCAAATATATCCCAAAGTGCTGATGTAATTATTGATAAATATAATACTTTAAAATTAAGTAAAGAAGCTTTAATTTTTGAAGCTAATGAGTTAAAAAAACTATCTTATTTTAAAACAAGTAAACTAGGGGATATTAAAAAAGAAAAAATACAAAGAATCTATGATTTATATAATGTTTTAGGCTTAACTACGGATGATATATCTATTGATGATTTTGTTTATTATGATAAAAAAATAGAAAATTTGAAGTTTACAGAAAGTGAAAAAGAGTATTTATCAAATAAAAAACAAATAAAGATTTGTACTGTTACTAATATGATGCCTTATACTGATTTCAAAAATGGGAAATTAATTGGTATCACTTCTGATTATATTAATTTGATTGAAGATAAACTAGGTATACCAATATTTCCTGTAAAAACTGAATCTTTTAGTCAAAGTTTGGAATATATTAAAACAAAAAAATGTGATTTTATTCCAGGTATAGCAAAATCAGAAGAAAGAGAGAAAGTTCTTGATTTCACACAAGGTTATACAGATATACCTTATGTATTAATTACTAAAAAATCTATTCCTTTTATTTCTGATGTTAAAAATATACATAATAAAAAAATTGCAGTGATAAAAGATTTTTCTATTTTTGATATTGTAAAAAATAAATATAAGAATATAAACTTAATTGGAGTTTCAAATTTACAAGAGGGTTTACAAAAAGTGCAGAATAAAGAGGTATTCGCATATATTGGAACAAATGCAACTATATGGTACAAATTACAAACTGAATTGATAGATGGTTTGAAAATATCAGGAAAGCTTGATGAACGTTCTGTTCTTAGAATTGGAGTATCAAAAGATGAAAAAACTCTAAGTAAAATTTTAAATAAATTAGTTATGTATATTGATAAAGATACAAAAGAAGCTATTTTAAATAAATGGTTAAGTCTTCAATATGAAAAAGAGTTTAACTTTATGATTATTTGGGAAATAGTAGCAGTTATTTCTCTAATATTATTAGCTATTTTATATAGACAAAGACTTTTAAGTAAAATGAATAAATCTTTAAGTATAAAAGTTGATAAAAAAACAAAAGAATTAATATCTATTAATAATGAATTAGAGCTTAGAATTAAAAAAGCTGTTGATGAAAATATTAAAAAAGATAGAATCTTATCTCAGCAATCCAAAATGGCAGCTATTGGTGAGATGATGGAAAATATTGCTCATCAATGGAGACAGCCTTTATCGTTGATAACTACAGCTTCAAGTGGTTTAAAAATTAAAAAAGAACTTGCTATTTTAGAAGACAAATTTTTATTAGAAACATTAGATACAATAATTAGTTCTGCAACTGACCTTTCAACTACTATTGATGATTTCAGAGACTTTTTTAAACCTACTAGAGATAAAGAGGAATTTTCAATATTTGAGTGTTGCAATAAAACATTAGATTTATTAGATTCTAAATTAAAATATAAAAATATAAAAATAATAAAAAATATTGAAAATATAAATATTGTAGCTTTTGAGAATGAATTAATTCAAGTTATAATGAGTATTCTTAATAATTCTAAGGATGCTTTTGGTAATAAAGAAAATTATTTAAGAATTATTTTTCTAGATATAAGCAAAGATAAGGATAAAGTACTTATAAAAATAAAAGATAATGCAGGTGGAATTAAAGAGGAATTATTGCAAAAGGTTTATGAACCTTATTTTACTACTAAACATAGATCTCAAGGGATAGGAATTGCATTATATATGTGTGAAGAGATTATTACAAAACATATGAATGGAAAAATAGAATCATTAAATAGAAAATATATATATGAAGATATAGAATATAAAGGTTTAGAAACTATAATCACCTTACCTAGGTAA
- the purH gene encoding bifunctional phosphoribosylaminoimidazolecarboxamide formyltransferase/IMP cyclohydrolase, with amino-acid sequence MRALISVSDKSGVENFAKELVSLGYEIISTGGTYKKLQSAGVEVIEANEVTKFPECFEGRVKTLNPYIHGGILHRRDKQSHLDEAKELGVEGIDLVCVNLYPFKATIEKTNDFEEIIENIDIGGPAMVRSAAKNHDSVIIVTDVVDYDLVLNNLKNDTNTPEFRRDLMIKAYEHTAAYDSMIANYMNKRFNNGMGAKQFIVGSKVFDTRYGENPHQKGALYEFDNHLSNKFITLKGEASFNNMGDISGAAKIASAFGDDNAVCIVKHGNPCGFAIKDTLFESYTSALRCDPISAFGGVVAVNGVIDLELAVKMNEIFLEVVFAADFTPEAEVELNKKKRIKLFKQGTKKLELSNDAFNFKMLDGGFVYQDADKVEDDEVANSELKSTRTATAQEVKDMEIAYKVASLTKSNCVVYVKDSAMVAVGMGMTSRVDAAKAALRKAEDLGIDVSGSVLASEAFFPFRDSIDAAQEAGVKCVIEPGGSIRDDEIIDAANEFGMALYFSGKRHFLH; translated from the coding sequence ATGAGAGCATTAATTAGTGTAAGTGATAAAAGTGGTGTAGAAAACTTTGCAAAAGAGTTAGTATCATTAGGTTATGAAATTATATCAACAGGCGGAACATATAAAAAACTTCAAAGTGCTGGAGTGGAAGTAATTGAAGCAAATGAAGTTACAAAATTTCCTGAATGTTTTGAAGGTAGAGTTAAAACTTTAAACCCATATATTCATGGTGGAATTTTACACAGACGTGATAAACAATCACACTTAGATGAAGCTAAAGAATTAGGTGTTGAAGGCATTGATTTAGTATGTGTAAATCTTTATCCTTTTAAAGCAACTATTGAAAAAACGAATGATTTTGAAGAAATTATTGAAAATATTGATATTGGTGGACCTGCTATGGTTAGATCTGCTGCAAAAAATCATGATTCTGTAATTATTGTAACTGATGTTGTTGATTATGACTTAGTTTTAAATAATCTTAAAAATGATACAAATACACCTGAATTTAGACGTGATTTAATGATTAAAGCTTATGAGCATACAGCTGCTTATGATTCTATGATTGCTAACTATATGAATAAAAGATTCAATAATGGTATGGGTGCTAAACAATTTATTGTTGGTTCTAAAGTATTTGATACAAGATATGGTGAAAACCCACATCAAAAAGGTGCTTTATACGAATTTGATAATCACTTATCAAATAAATTTATTACATTAAAAGGTGAAGCAAGTTTCAACAATATGGGTGATATTAGTGGAGCTGCTAAAATCGCATCTGCATTTGGTGATGATAATGCTGTTTGTATTGTTAAACATGGTAATCCTTGTGGTTTTGCTATTAAAGATACTTTATTTGAATCATACACTAGTGCATTAAGATGTGATCCAATTTCTGCTTTTGGTGGAGTTGTTGCGGTTAATGGTGTAATTGATTTAGAACTAGCTGTTAAAATGAATGAAATTTTCTTAGAAGTTGTATTTGCTGCTGATTTTACTCCTGAAGCGGAAGTTGAATTAAATAAAAAGAAAAGAATCAAATTATTTAAACAAGGTACTAAAAAACTTGAATTATCAAATGATGCATTTAACTTTAAAATGCTTGATGGTGGATTTGTATATCAAGATGCTGATAAAGTTGAAGATGATGAAGTTGCAAACAGCGAATTAAAATCAACAAGAACAGCTACAGCACAAGAAGTAAAAGATATGGAAATAGCTTATAAAGTTGCATCTTTAACAAAATCTAACTGTGTTGTATATGTAAAAGATTCAGCAATGGTAGCTGTTGGAATGGGTATGACTTCAAGAGTTGATGCGGCAAAAGCAGCATTAAGAAAAGCAGAAGATTTAGGTATTGATGTATCTGGTTCTGTTTTAGCTTCTGAAGCATTCTTCCCATTTAGAGATAGTATCGATGCTGCTCAAGAAGCAGGTGTTAAATGTGTGATTGAACCAGGTGGTTCTATTAGAGATGATGAAATTATTGATGCTGCTAATGAATTTGGTATGGCTTTATACTTCTCAGGGAAAAGACACTTTTTACATTAA
- a CDS encoding L,D-transpeptidase family protein, translated as MNKIIILLCMVINIFATDLVDLYRLKGLNAVEEKLENSLRDKEYWDSYLKNKDVELGYYETKKYIILTHKEESELELYKIDNNRLNLITRNSVIVGEKEGDKYLEGDKRTPEGVYDLISKKTKLDQFYGPFALVTSYPNTFDKSLNKKGYGIWIHGMPLENVEREKYTKGCIALDNHELEKLDKNIDLKNAILLTSDREFKKAKREEISLVLSSIYKWKDSWKKSDIKRYLKYYSPEFKKDDGSDFKIFSEYKHRVFSKKERKKIKFSNINITPYPNSLNKRMFKIIMDERYVSPSVNFKGKKELFLEIVNNEIKILAEG; from the coding sequence TTGAATAAAATCATAATTTTATTATGTATGGTTATAAATATTTTTGCAACTGATTTAGTAGATTTATATAGATTAAAAGGTCTTAATGCAGTTGAAGAAAAACTTGAAAACAGCTTAAGAGATAAAGAATATTGGGATTCCTATTTAAAAAATAAAGATGTAGAATTAGGTTACTATGAAACTAAAAAATACATTATATTAACACATAAAGAAGAGTCAGAACTAGAACTATACAAAATTGATAATAACAGACTAAATCTTATAACAAGAAATAGTGTTATTGTTGGTGAAAAAGAGGGTGATAAATATTTAGAAGGTGATAAAAGAACTCCTGAAGGAGTATATGACTTAATTAGTAAAAAAACAAAATTAGATCAATTTTATGGTCCTTTTGCACTAGTAACTTCTTATCCTAATACTTTTGATAAATCATTAAATAAAAAAGGATATGGTATTTGGATTCACGGAATGCCATTAGAAAATGTAGAAAGAGAAAAATATACAAAAGGATGTATTGCTTTAGATAATCATGAACTTGAGAAACTTGATAAAAATATTGATTTAAAAAATGCAATTTTATTAACAAGTGATAGAGAATTTAAAAAAGCAAAAAGAGAAGAAATATCTTTAGTTTTATCATCTATTTATAAATGGAAAGATTCTTGGAAGAAATCGGATATTAAAAGATATCTAAAATATTATTCTCCAGAGTTTAAAAAAGATGATGGAAGTGATTTTAAAATATTTTCTGAGTATAAACATAGAGTATTCTCAAAAAAAGAAAGAAAAAAAATCAAGTTTTCAAATATTAATATAACTCCATATCCAAATTCATTAAATAAAAGAATGTTTAAAATAATAATGGATGAAAGATATGTAAGTCCATCAGTTAATTTTAAAGGTAAAAAAGAACTCTTTTTAGAAATTGTAAATAATGAAATTAAAATTTTAGCCGAAGGTTAA
- a CDS encoding YeiH family protein yields MKIKNNLIYGLIILGIFTEISVLSTQIEVIKQIHISPLIIAIVLGTVLSHLFKHSFKEYLNDSINFSTKYVLRFGIILYGFRLTLQNLTEVGLEGLIFAIFIVSSTFIIGYIIGTKFLKMDKEITILTSVGSSICGAAAVLATESVIKTPAYKSAVAVSTVVIFGSIAMVLYPLLYEYNVFNLDLNTFGIYIGGTLHEVAHVVAAGNAVNTDVANSAVIEKMIRVILLAPFLIVLSFFWMKNDSKEGGKAVKRKIVIPWFAVIFCVVICFNSFGFISGKYIEVINDFDTFLLTMAMFALGLQTHISKFKEVGAKPFYLAFILFIWLIFGGVNGLEFIMNAMA; encoded by the coding sequence ATGAAAATAAAGAATAACTTAATCTATGGTTTAATAATTTTAGGAATTTTTACTGAAATTTCAGTATTAAGTACACAAATTGAAGTAATAAAACAAATACATATTAGTCCATTAATTATTGCTATTGTATTAGGTACAGTTTTATCACATCTTTTTAAACATAGTTTTAAAGAATATTTAAATGATTCTATTAATTTTAGTACGAAGTACGTTTTGAGATTTGGTATTATTTTATATGGATTTAGATTAACTTTACAAAACTTAACAGAAGTAGGATTAGAAGGTTTAATATTTGCTATTTTTATTGTATCAAGTACCTTTATCATAGGTTATATAATAGGTACAAAATTTCTAAAAATGGATAAAGAAATCACAATTTTAACGAGTGTAGGAAGCTCAATTTGTGGAGCCGCTGCTGTATTAGCAACAGAATCTGTTATAAAAACACCTGCTTATAAAAGTGCAGTTGCTGTTTCGACTGTAGTTATTTTTGGAAGTATTGCAATGGTTTTATATCCGCTTTTATATGAATATAATGTTTTCAATCTTGATTTAAATACATTTGGTATTTATATAGGTGGAACTTTACATGAAGTAGCTCACGTAGTTGCAGCAGGAAATGCAGTAAATACAGATGTAGCAAATAGTGCTGTAATTGAGAAAATGATAAGAGTTATTTTACTTGCACCATTTTTAATTGTTTTAAGTTTCTTTTGGATGAAAAATGATTCAAAAGAAGGTGGAAAAGCTGTAAAAAGAAAAATTGTAATACCTTGGTTTGCTGTAATCTTTTGTGTAGTAATTTGCTTTAATTCTTTTGGATTTATATCTGGAAAATATATTGAAGTAATCAATGATTTTGATACTTTCTTATTAACAATGGCAATGTTTGCTTTAGGTTTACAAACACATATTTCAAAATTTAAAGAAGTAGGAGCTAAACCATTTTACTTAGCATTTATTTTATTTATTTGGTTAATATTTGGTGGAGTAAATGGCTTAGAGTTTATTATGAATGCGATGGCATAG
- the amt gene encoding ammonium transporter: MYTLTNIDLLWILISSFLVFLMQLGFALIETGTVRTKNTINVAMKNLIDTVFGIIFFWIIGFGIMFGADNFGLFGTTSYLINGKDLEENALFFFQAMFAATAITIVSGAVAERIKFNGYIIVSIIVSAIIYPLYGHWAWNENGWLAQMGFIDFAGSTVVHSVGAWVGLAGTIILGPRLGKFKNGKVKHFAPSNHNFIVFGVFILFFSWFGFNAGSLFKFDFNTTSILLNTLISGVFGGFASWIITLFYKEKVAVEVFSFGILSGLVGITAGCFEFTLVQSAIVGFSSAIFMYYSDQFISKKLKIDDPLSVVSIHGIAGVWGTIAVGIFAKVPEELTRLEFIYVQMIGVITAFAFAFILGLILFFILFKLNLLRVRKKHEVIGLNVSEHHAKLPWVETIESIITIMKTGNIQKKVYVERDTEVGIVAKFFNHLLGQLRQKNEVLISSNKNLQKKAYNDSLTGILNRRGLLEYLKTKLLDYKYSIVIIDIDKFKLVNDTYGHNIGDKVLKHLAVVVSKRIRKNDIFARWGGEEFILIINILQLEIVENIAEKIRKDIQEEKFPIVGKITASFGISNFKTKEQTFEEVFKNADNALYEAKENGRNKVFTF, from the coding sequence ATGTATACATTAACAAATATTGATTTATTATGGATTTTAATTAGTTCTTTTCTAGTTTTTTTAATGCAATTAGGATTTGCATTAATTGAAACAGGAACTGTACGAACAAAAAATACAATAAATGTAGCTATGAAAAATCTAATTGATACAGTTTTTGGAATTATCTTTTTTTGGATAATTGGCTTTGGAATAATGTTTGGAGCTGATAATTTTGGATTATTTGGTACAACTAGTTATTTAATAAATGGCAAAGATTTAGAAGAAAATGCACTTTTTTTCTTTCAAGCTATGTTTGCAGCAACTGCTATTACAATAGTCTCAGGTGCAGTTGCAGAGAGAATTAAATTTAATGGCTATATTATTGTTTCTATAATTGTTAGTGCTATTATCTATCCTTTATATGGTCATTGGGCATGGAATGAGAACGGTTGGTTAGCTCAAATGGGATTTATAGATTTTGCAGGTTCGACAGTAGTTCATTCTGTTGGTGCTTGGGTTGGACTAGCTGGAACTATAATATTAGGTCCAAGACTAGGAAAATTCAAAAATGGGAAAGTCAAACATTTTGCACCTAGTAATCACAATTTTATTGTATTTGGTGTTTTTATATTATTTTTTTCATGGTTTGGTTTTAATGCAGGAAGTTTATTCAAATTTGATTTTAATACTACTTCGATTTTATTAAATACTTTAATATCTGGAGTTTTTGGTGGTTTTGCTTCTTGGATAATTACACTCTTTTACAAAGAAAAAGTTGCAGTTGAAGTGTTTAGTTTTGGTATATTATCTGGTCTTGTAGGAATAACAGCTGGATGTTTTGAATTTACATTAGTACAATCTGCAATTGTAGGATTTTCATCTGCAATTTTTATGTATTATTCTGATCAATTTATTAGCAAAAAACTTAAAATTGATGATCCACTAAGTGTAGTTAGTATACATGGAATAGCAGGTGTTTGGGGAACGATTGCAGTTGGTATATTTGCAAAAGTTCCAGAAGAATTAACTAGATTGGAATTTATTTATGTGCAAATGATAGGTGTAATTACAGCCTTTGCTTTTGCCTTTATTTTAGGATTAATTTTATTTTTTATTTTATTTAAACTTAATTTATTAAGAGTTAGAAAAAAACATGAAGTTATAGGACTAAATGTAAGTGAGCATCATGCTAAACTCCCATGGGTTGAAACTATTGAAAGTATTATTACTATTATGAAAACAGGTAATATACAAAAAAAAGTTTACGTTGAAAGAGATACAGAAGTTGGTATTGTTGCAAAATTTTTTAATCATTTATTAGGTCAATTAAGACAAAAAAATGAAGTACTTATAAGTTCAAATAAAAATTTACAAAAAAAAGCTTATAATGATTCATTAACAGGAATTTTAAATAGAAGAGGTTTATTAGAATACTTGAAAACTAAACTCTTAGATTATAAATATTCTATTGTTATAATTGATATTGATAAATTTAAATTAGTTAATGACACCTATGGTCATAATATTGGAGATAAAGTTCTAAAACATTTAGCAGTTGTCGTATCTAAAAGAATTCGTAAAAATGATATATTTGCAAGATGGGGAGGAGAAGAATTTATACTAATAATCAATATTCTGCAATTAGAAATAGTAGAAAATATAGCTGAAAAAATAAGAAAGGATATCCAAGAAGAAAAATTTCCTATAGTAGGAAAAATTACAGCTTCATTTGGTATTAGTAATTTTAAAACAAAAGAACAGACATTTGAAGAAGTGTTTAAAAATGCGGATAATGCATTATATGAAGCAAAAGAGAATGGAAGGAATAAAGTATTTACATTTTAA